The Mangrovivirga cuniculi genomic sequence CTTAAATATTCATAAATAGGTGCATAAGCACGTGATTCGTGGATCATTACTCCGATTGCCTCATAATCATCGAGAAATGGCTTTTCATCCAGATCTAAATAATGATTAGCTAATCTTTTGAGTACATCATTAAATTTTTCCGGTTTATCTATTTGAATAGTTTTCACTTTCAAATCACCACTTTCAACAGCAGTTTCCCACATTAAGCTAAATGTAGGAATTTCATTTGCCAGATTTAAGCTATCCTTTTCACTTGCATCTATTTTATATTTAGCATGATCAAATTTCTTGGTCGAATCATTTTGATGTAAGTATAGAAATGATTGACTACTTTTTCTCTTTACACTGTATAGCTCATCGCCTACCAGGGAGGCTCTTTGCACCTGACCATACATAAGTGTTTGAAAAGCAAGCAAGATAAAAGCAAGTAAGATTCTCATTGTATTGAAATTAAAAAATGAAAGGCAATTTAAAGTTTTATTTTAATTTGCACCTATTATATTTCAATGTCGAAAGATAATACTTTTTTAATATTACTTACATAGAGGTTACTTTTTTGATTATTCCAATATTTTATATAAAACCCTCATAGGGAAATAACATTCAATTAGTATGAAAACAAAAGCAATTTTTTTAGGACTTTTTCTACTTTTTAGTATATCAGCATTTGCACAGGTAAAAGTTCATGTTGGTGCTACGACCACTGGTCAGATGAATTTTGTTTTGGATAAAGGATTAAAATCTGATCCAAGATACGTTCAAACCAACGATGTGAAATTTGCCCCGATTGGTTTAGCATTCGGAGTTGATTTAACTGATAATTTCGGGTTGCAACTGGAGTCTATTTACTCTATTCAGGGAGCTTATTACCAGGTAGTGGATATATATGAAACAGTTCAGGGGTACCGTGATTTCGAAGCAAATTATATTCATCTTCCGATGCTTTTTAAATTTATGAGTGCTTCAGCTGACAGGGCAAGATTTAATTTTATGATCGGTCCGCAGCTTTCATTTTTAACATCCGGAAGCGAACGATTACAATATGATGCTTCACAATATTATATTCCTGAAGGGGTAACTCCTCCCGAAGGAGCTGAGCCAGTTCCGGGAGAGGATTATTATGATGTTCCTGCAACAGATGGTGAGATAGTTTTATTTACCACAGAAGAGGAGATCGTAAGAGAATTTAAAGAAGCTGAATTCCAAATTGCTGCAAGTATGGGATTTGACATTGATATCGCAAGAAACTTATCAATAAGTACCCAACTAAGAATGAACTATGCTATTTCTGATTTCAGAAATGAGGATTTCATTCAGTACATGCAAGATAAAAAGTATGATGAGCTTTATGAAAGAAGATCATCTCTACTTGTTGGTGTTCAGATTGGTGTGAATTATGTTTTTGGTGGAACCAGGTTCTTTACCAGATAAATAGAAAATTGAAGGAGTCTTTTTTTAAGGACGTATACGAAGTAGTGAAATTAGTGCCTCATGGGAGGGTAACTTCCTATGGGGCTATTGCTAATTACTTAGGAGCAAAATCATCCGCCCGGATGGTTGGCTGGGCGATGAACAGTTCCCACAATATACCCGATGTACCAGCTCACCGGGTAGTAAACAGAAATGGAATGCTCACAGGCAAGCATCATTTCGACACTCCTACTAAAATGGAAGAGCTTCTGACCGTCGAAGGAGTAAAAGTTTCAGATGACAAAATTATTAATTTCAAAGAGGTATTCTGGGATCCTTCTTTAGAGTTGATCTGATCTTACCTCACTTTCTATATTATTTTGCTCTGAAGACCAGTCAGTGATTAATAAAAGTCCGATAATTGTAAGGAATCCGTTTATTAAAAGCCTTTCAAATCCAATTTCATAACCATCGAAGATTTCAGGTGAATATTCTACCAGTAAATAGGTTAGTATGGGAGCTATTATAGCTATAACAGGCACTAAATATTCCTTCGACAATTGTTTCTTAATGAAAAGGCCATAGGCAAAAAGTCCTAATAGAGGCCCATATGTATAACCTGCAGCATTAAATAATTCTTTTATAACATTGTCTCTTTCTATCTCATTGAAGACCAGGATTACCACCAATAAGATTGTTGACATCCCAATATGAGTAAGGAGTTTTATCCTCTTCCTTTCCTTTTCAGGATACTGTTTTATATCGAGAAAATCGTGACAGAATGAAGTAGTAAGTGCTGTCAGCGCTGAATCCGCACTGGAATATGCAGCTGCTATTATACCAAGCATAAATAATATTCCTGCTGCTGAGCCTAAATTATTTAGTGCTAAAAGGGGATAAAGATCATCTGTATCTTTTGGAATAGGGATACCATTTTGCTCCGAATAAATAAATAGTAATGCTCCGAGACTTAGGAAGATCAGGTTTACAAAAATAAGAACAACACTAAACCAGAGCATATTTTTTTGTGCGTCTTTCAAAGATTTACAGGTCAGGTTTTTCTGCATCATGTCCTGATCCAGCCCAGTCATTGTTAATGTAATGAAGGCTCCTGCAATAAAGTTTTTAAGCCAGAAATTCGACTCATTTATATCGGTTTCAAACCATTTGCTGTATTCAGAATTGTCGACGTTGGAAACAATCTCTGATAGACCCCAACCCATTTCATTACCTATAATTATTATTGTCACCGACACGGCCAATAACATGAATAATGTCTGAAGAGTGTCTGTCCATACCACTGTTTTAATTCCACCTTTTAATGTATAAACCCAGATCAAGGCAATTGCAACAGTCACTGTTACTCCAAAAGGAACTCCCCAATGGTCAAAAACTGCTAATTGAAGAACTCCGGCGACCAAAAATAATCGAAAAGAAGCCCCGATGATTCTGGATATTAAAAAGAATCCTGCTCCTGTTTTATAACTGTAAAAACCGAACCGTTTTTCCAGGTAGGTATAAATTGAAACTAAATTGAGTTTGTAGTAAAGTGGAAGTAAAATAAAAGCAATAGCAATATATCCTGCCAGATATCCAAGCACCATCGCCATGTAGGTAAATTCACTCGAACCTACCCAGCCTGGAACTGAGATGAAAGTAACTCCTGAAAGCGAAGCTCCAATCATGCCAAATGCCACCACATACCAGGGAGATTGCCTTCCGGCAGTAAAAAAAGTTTCTGTATCAGCCTTTTTTCCGGTTAACCGGGCAATGATAAAAAGCACTAAAAAATAAAGAGTAATTATGATTGCTACAGAAGTGGCTTCCATGCTGTTCTATTTCATTTTTTAAAACTAAAATGTCATAAAGCTGTTAAATTAAAGTGAGAAAAACTATATAATTTGTAATTTCGCCATAAAATTAAATTTGAATTAACCATGAGATTTTCCCATCAGGAAGAAACGCTTGAAGAAGTATTGGAGGTGGTCACTGACCAGTCTGAACGGAATTTGATGGTGTATAACGATGACTTTAATACTTTTGAACATGTGATCAATACGTTGATCAAGGTATGTAAACATAACCCGACACAAGCTGAACAGTGTACCTATATCATCCATTATAAAGGTAAGTGTTCTGTAAAGCAGGGTACATATGAAAAGTTAAAGCCCATGAGAAATTCGATCAGAGAGGCTGGTATAGACGCTAAAATAGTTTAAGAAAAGCTATGGAATACCCTTCTAAACTGATCGAAAATGCCGTTCTGGAAATTTCCCGACTTCCGGGAATAGGTAAAAAAACCGCTTTCAGACTTGTAATGCATCTTTTAAGAACTGAAGAGTCAGCTTCAGTCAGCTTAAGTGATGCCATTATTAAATTGAGAACTGAAACGAGATACTGCAATAAATGCGGTATGGTCAGTGAAGATACTTTGTGTAAATATTGTTCATCAGCTAAACGAGATCATTCGCTTATTTGCCTGGTTGAAGATATTCCGGATGTAATTGCTATTGAAAACACAGCTCAGTTTCAGGGAGTTTACCATATTCTTGGAGGATTAATATCTCCGGTAAATGGCATTGGGCCCGATGACCTTCGTATTAAGGAATTGTTTGATAGAATTGATAGTAAAACGAATGCTGTAAAAGAGGTGATTTTGGCATTAAGTCCGACTATGGAAGGAGACACCACATCATTCTATCTTAATAAAAAGCTTTCAGAGAAAGGAATTGAAGTTTCGACAATTGCCCGGGGAGTTCCTTTAGGAGGAGAGCTGGAATATGCTGATGAATTGACCCTTGGAAGGAGTATCGTGACAAGAACAAAATACGATTAAGCCCCTTAATTTTTATTTTTTCAGATCTTTGATTAAATAATTTCCCTTCTTTATTAAAAAAAATGCAAAGTATTAGGTCTGAATCATTCATGGTTTTAATTTTGGACATCAAATATTTTAAACCTAGATCATTATGGCAATAAAATTGGCAGACCGGGTAACTTCAATGGCAGAATCAGCTACACTAGCTATGGCTGCAAAAGCCCGGGAATTTAAAGCGAGAGGAATTGACGTAATCAGTTTAAGTCTCGGCGAACCTGATTTTAAAACACCTAAGCATATACAAGATGGAGCTAAAACTGCAATTGATAGCGGTAAATATTTTGGCTATCCTCCGGTAAATGGATATGCTGACCTTCGTGAAGCAATTGCCAATAAGCTTAAAAATGAAAATAGAATTGAAACCACTCCTGAGCAGATAGTAGTTTCAAATGGTGCCAAGCAATCCCTGGCCAATTTATTTCAGGCAATTTTAAATCCAGGTGATGAGGTGATTATTTATACTCCTTACTGGGTTTCTTATGAAGCTTTGGTGAAGTTAGCGGGTGGAGAGCCGGTTTACATTACCGGAGAACTCGAAAACGAATATAAAGCATCAGCTAAGCAACTTGCAGATGCTATCACAGATAAAACTAAGGCAGTAATTTTTTCATCTCCTTGTAATCCAACGGGATCAGTGTTTACAAAAGAAGAACTGACAGAAATGGCAGATGTTCTAAAAAAACACCCTGATGTAATCGCTATTGCAGATGAAATCTATGAATTAATAAACTATACAGGTAATCATGTTAGTCTGGCCTCATTGCCGGGAATGGTTGATCAGACTGTGACTGTCAATGGATTTGCCAAAGGATTTGCTATGACAGGATGGAGGGTAGGGTATCTTTCTGCGCCTTTACATATTGCCAAGGCATGTAGCAAAATTCAGGGACAATTAACCAGTGCTAATTGTTCGATTGCTCAAAGAGCCGCTCTCACAGCAATAACAGAAGATCTTGGCCCGTCTAAGGAAATGGCAAATGAATACTTAAGACGACGAGACCTTGTGTTAGAGTTATTGAATGAATTGCCAGGCTTTAAAAATAACACTCCAAAAGGGGCATTTTACTTTTTCCCTGATGTTTCGTATTATTTCGGAAAATCTGATGGAAATACTACAATAAATACTTCGTCTGATCTTGCAATGTATATTCTTGAAGAAGCAAATGTATCGACAGTAGCAGGAGAAGCCTTTGGCCTTCCAACTTCTATCAGGTTAAGTTATGCTGCTTCTGAAAGTGAATTAAGAGAAGCAATCGAACGAATCAAAGTTGCTTTAGCTAAATTGAAATAATGGATTATTCATCAATAGACGACATTTTAAAAGCTTTTTCCAAACTAAAAGTGCTGATCATCGGTGATGTGATGATCGATGCTTATACATGGGGAAAAGTTGACAGGATTTCTCCTGAGGCTCCGGTTCCGGTAGTAAATGTTTCCAGAAGAGAAAAAAGACTTGGAGGGGCAGCAAACGTTGCGATGAATATCAGGGAACTGGGAGCAACTCCGATCCTTTGTTCAGTAATTGGAGATGACACTGAAGGAGACGAATTTTTACACTTACTCAAGGATAATGATCTTCCCGATCAGGGGATAATCAGAAGTAAAACCAGGATGACAACAACTAAGCTAAGGGTGTTGTCGGGTTCGCAGCAAATGATGAGAATAGATCATGAAACAGATACACCCCTGGTAAACCTTGAAGAGCAGAGCCTGATCGGACATATCAAAAGATTAATTGATAAAGAGGTTGATGTAGTTATTTTTGAAGATTACGATAAGGGGACAATTAACGAACACGTAATACAGGAAACTGTTGATTAT encodes the following:
- a CDS encoding outer membrane beta-barrel protein, giving the protein MKTKAIFLGLFLLFSISAFAQVKVHVGATTTGQMNFVLDKGLKSDPRYVQTNDVKFAPIGLAFGVDLTDNFGLQLESIYSIQGAYYQVVDIYETVQGYRDFEANYIHLPMLFKFMSASADRARFNFMIGPQLSFLTSGSERLQYDASQYYIPEGVTPPEGAEPVPGEDYYDVPATDGEIVLFTTEEEIVREFKEAEFQIAASMGFDIDIARNLSISTQLRMNYAISDFRNEDFIQYMQDKKYDELYERRSSLLVGVQIGVNYVFGGTRFFTR
- a CDS encoding MGMT family protein — protein: MKESFFKDVYEVVKLVPHGRVTSYGAIANYLGAKSSARMVGWAMNSSHNIPDVPAHRVVNRNGMLTGKHHFDTPTKMEELLTVEGVKVSDDKIINFKEVFWDPSLELI
- a CDS encoding sodium:solute symporter, whose amino-acid sequence is MEATSVAIIITLYFLVLFIIARLTGKKADTETFFTAGRQSPWYVVAFGMIGASLSGVTFISVPGWVGSSEFTYMAMVLGYLAGYIAIAFILLPLYYKLNLVSIYTYLEKRFGFYSYKTGAGFFLISRIIGASFRLFLVAGVLQLAVFDHWGVPFGVTVTVAIALIWVYTLKGGIKTVVWTDTLQTLFMLLAVSVTIIIIGNEMGWGLSEIVSNVDNSEYSKWFETDINESNFWLKNFIAGAFITLTMTGLDQDMMQKNLTCKSLKDAQKNMLWFSVVLIFVNLIFLSLGALLFIYSEQNGIPIPKDTDDLYPLLALNNLGSAAGILFMLGIIAAAYSSADSALTALTTSFCHDFLDIKQYPEKERKRIKLLTHIGMSTILLVVILVFNEIERDNVIKELFNAAGYTYGPLLGLFAYGLFIKKQLSKEYLVPVIAIIAPILTYLLVEYSPEIFDGYEIGFERLLINGFLTIIGLLLITDWSSEQNNIESEVRSDQL
- a CDS encoding ATP-dependent Clp protease adaptor ClpS; the protein is MRFSHQEETLEEVLEVVTDQSERNLMVYNDDFNTFEHVINTLIKVCKHNPTQAEQCTYIIHYKGKCSVKQGTYEKLKPMRNSIREAGIDAKIV
- the recR gene encoding recombination mediator RecR, which codes for MEYPSKLIENAVLEISRLPGIGKKTAFRLVMHLLRTEESASVSLSDAIIKLRTETRYCNKCGMVSEDTLCKYCSSAKRDHSLICLVEDIPDVIAIENTAQFQGVYHILGGLISPVNGIGPDDLRIKELFDRIDSKTNAVKEVILALSPTMEGDTTSFYLNKKLSEKGIEVSTIARGVPLGGELEYADELTLGRSIVTRTKYD
- a CDS encoding pyridoxal phosphate-dependent aminotransferase, giving the protein MAIKLADRVTSMAESATLAMAAKAREFKARGIDVISLSLGEPDFKTPKHIQDGAKTAIDSGKYFGYPPVNGYADLREAIANKLKNENRIETTPEQIVVSNGAKQSLANLFQAILNPGDEVIIYTPYWVSYEALVKLAGGEPVYITGELENEYKASAKQLADAITDKTKAVIFSSPCNPTGSVFTKEELTEMADVLKKHPDVIAIADEIYELINYTGNHVSLASLPGMVDQTVTVNGFAKGFAMTGWRVGYLSAPLHIAKACSKIQGQLTSANCSIAQRAALTAITEDLGPSKEMANEYLRRRDLVLELLNELPGFKNNTPKGAFYFFPDVSYYFGKSDGNTTINTSSDLAMYILEEANVSTVAGEAFGLPTSIRLSYAASESELREAIERIKVALAKLK
- a CDS encoding bifunctional heptose 7-phosphate kinase/heptose 1-phosphate adenyltransferase encodes the protein MDYSSIDDILKAFSKLKVLIIGDVMIDAYTWGKVDRISPEAPVPVVNVSRREKRLGGAANVAMNIRELGATPILCSVIGDDTEGDEFLHLLKDNDLPDQGIIRSKTRMTTTKLRVLSGSQQMMRIDHETDTPLVNLEEQSLIGHIKRLIDKEVDVVIFEDYDKGTINEHVIQETVDYAKSRNVPTVVDPKKRNFNFYKNVTLFKPNLKELREGLHLELHGNNRPEVDKAVKVLRDKLNAESVLLTLSEHGIHYNANGRSIYLDAHYRRISDVSGAGDTVVSIAALCLALGLDPDTLAGLANLGVVLFANILV